From the Paenibacillus tianjinensis genome, the window TGGCACTGGATGAACGTGAGCATGCAACAATCTATTTCCTCAAATGGTTCATTGATGAGCAGGTAGAGGAAGAGGCGCTGTTCAGCAATATTATTGCCAAGCTGAAACGCATTGAGACGGATAGCAACGCGTTCTATATGCTGGATGCGGAGTTTGCCGCCCGTTCATTCACACCGCCTGCTGAATAACCGCTTGTTTGGCTAATCATGAGTCAATCCATTGGAAGAACAGACACGGAGTTTATCCTGCGGGGATACGCTTCGTGTCTTTTATTTTGAACAGAAGTGCTGTTATTGAATTGAAGCCGGCAGTTTGATCCCCAGCAGTTTACCGCCATTACGGACAATTAGAATATTTCCGGTCTTCAGGGTGGACGCAAAATCACGCGAACCGGCATTTACAGTGAACAAAGGCTTATAGCTGATCAGGTCATAGGCATGGAACAGACCGTCAGACTGCCCAGTGTATATGGTTGAGCCGAAGATATCGAACTGAACCGTGGGATTTTCTCCTGGGGAGAGGCGCATTACCTGTCCATTGGCTAATTTGAGTGCAGCAAAAGATTGATCGCTATAATTGTAATACAACATCCGCTGTTGCAGTACTTTATCCAGCGGGGCGTCACTTTCGAGAATAGACTGCTGCCACACCTGCTCAGGTTTTCCGTCCGCCGTATAGTTCCAGAAGTCATAACGAGCAAACGTCTCCCCTCGGATAACATAGAGATTGTTACCATCCAGGAAAGCAGAGCCATAGGCACCTCCTGACCGGAATCCGATATCCGGATCTGCCTTTTCGGTCCAGCGGTACAGCCGCTCACCCTTGATTTGCCCGGTTTTTAAGCTGATAACTGAAACATGGATTTTGCGGTTGACCGGATCATCATCCAGCATCGCCAAATTCTTCTCGGAGTACAAAAGTCCATCCTTGATAGCCAAAGGCATGTAATGGCGGTATTGTTCCCACAGCTTTTTACCGGTTTGGGCATCGTAAGCAACAAGCGAGGAGAGGGATATGACACTCTCACCAATATATGCGCGCAATACCACGCCATCTGATTGAGCAAGCGAATCGGTGCCATAGTAACTGTAATTCTCATTAATCTTCCATTTTAGCTTGCCGCTCGTTGCATCGACCGCTGCAAGATAGACTCCCTGTGTGACGTACACGGTTTCGCCAATCCGCTGAATGCTGGAAGCATTGGGCAGTGCGAGATCCGCTGACCACAGCTTCTTACCGTTCTGATTTACGGCATACAGTGCGCCTTTTTGCGTTAAACCGTAAATATTCCCGCTGCTGTACGTGAAAAGCGGGGCCAGCCCATTGCCGTATTCCCATAATTTTTTGCCTGTGGCCGCCTTGAGTGCGATTAGCCTGTAGTTATTTTGGAGCGCAAATACGGTTCCATTCTCAGCCAGTGCGGTAAAGGCTTGCTTCGCTTGCGGATCCTTTACTGTCGCTGTTGTAAAGCTCCAGAGCGGTTTAATGACCGGTGCGGAAACTTTTGTATAGTAGGGATTTCCTGTGCTTACCTCAGCCGTTTCAGCAGAAGCATTGGGTACAAGCCAGCTCCCGGCAAGCGACAGCAAAATAGCGGCTGCGGCAGCAGCGGAGACTATTTTGCGGATTCGTGAATGTAACATCGGACATCTCTCCTTATAGAAAATGAATACATAGACGCTGCGGATAATCATCACACTTTATAGACTCCTATTTTCGAAAAAAGTTACATAATTTTACTGAAATGCAGTAGCCTGCCGGAATACTTCTTGTGAAATGTTGTTCAGAGGCAAACAATGTTGCGTCCGGCAAAACACTTCCGGCCCGCCAACTCTATTTGGCAGGGTTAACTATTACGCCATCCGGCAACACTGTTTCTCTAGACCCACCCGTTTGTCAGCGTGTAGTATAGAACAATACTATTCTTTGGAGGTTCTTTTTGTTGGAAAACTACAGCGACATCAAACAAAGTGAAAAAGGGGCCTGGCTCAGTCTAATTGCATATATCCTTTTATCAGCAATCAAACTGTTCATCGGGAATGTCTCGGGATCCCAGGCACTGTTAGCCGATGGTCTTAATAATAGTACTGATATTATTGCTTCTATAGCTATTCTAATCGGACTTAAGATATCCAGAAGACCCCCTGATTCCAATCACAGCTACGGGCATTTCAGAGCGGAGACAGTGGCCGCACTGATTGCTTCTTTTATCATGATTGCTGTAGGTATTCAAGTTCTGTACCAAGGTGTGAATAAGTTTATTCAGCCGGCGCTGGAAACGCCAGATCTGTTTGCCGCCTGGACAGCTGCGGGCTGTGCGGTGGTAATGCTTGCCGTATATATGTATAACATCAGGCTGGCCCGTGCGCTTCACAGCAATGCTATGCAAGCAGTAGCCCAGGATAACCGCTCGGATGCCTTGGTCAGCATGGGTGCATTCATAGGTATTATCGGTTCACAGTTCGGGCTGCCTTGGCTGGATCCGGTAACGGCAGTGATTGTCGGGCTGCTGATCTGTAAGACAGCCATTCAGATTTTCAGCAAAGCCACGCATGATCTGACAGACGGTTTCGATGCCGGTGAGCTGGAGCTGATGAAGCAGACGGTGGCTGAAATTGAGGGCGTTGAATCGATCAAAGATATGAAAGCGAGAGTTCATGGCAACTACGTGCTGGTGGATACGACAGTGCTGGTGGATTCCAGACTGAATGTTGTGCAGAGCCATGATATCACGGAAGAAATTGAGGATCAGCTGAAGGGCCGCCATCAGGTAGCTGATGTGCTGGTACATATAGAGCCGGTATGAAGCCGGTTCTGATACAGAAGCAAGCCTGAGCAATCAGGCTTTTTTTGTGTTTACTTTTGAGCGGAAATCCACAATCATCCAATTCTTGCTTGACAGTTATATTACCTTTAAGTATATAATATCAATATGTTATTAACAAAAAGATAATAATAAAATATAAACATAAAAAATAACCTATAAGGAGCAGTTTGATGAATAAACCACCCCTAACCGATGCTCAGGGATTAACTGAAGAACAATTTTTGCAGACGTATAATTCCGGTGAGTACGAGCGTCCGTCCGTGACCGTGGATATGCTGATTTTTACTGTAATGGAACGGGAACAGGATAACTACCGCAAGCTGTCTGATAAATCGCTGCAGCTTTTGCTGATTCAGCGGGGGCAGCATCCCTACCTGGGGCAATGGGCGCTGCCCGGAGGATTCGTGTCGGTCCATGAGAGCATTGAGGAGGCTGCACGCAGGGAACTGTTCACAGAGACGAATATAGATAACATCTACATGGAGCAGCTGTATACCTGGGGAGAAGTGGAGCGTGATCCGCGAATGCGTGTCATCAGCTGCTCCTATATGGCCTTAGTTGACCGCACTACACTTAATGTTCAAGCTGGGGATGATGCAGCGGATGCAGCCTGGTTCGAGGTATCACATCAGCTAATCGAGAGCAGCCGCAGGGAATTGGAGCAGGGCTTTGAACTGGTGAAGCTGATTCGTATTACAATGCAGAACGAGAGAACAACCCTTTCAGGTGTGGTCAAACATGTGGAGACGGTTCACGGGCATGTCCGTAAAACGCATAGCCAGATTCTCGAAAGTGAAGGCTTAGCCTTTGATCACCTGCTGATGGTTCAGTACGCCATCGAACGGCTGCGGGGAAAAGTGGAGTATACGGACATTATTTTTAATCTGATGCCTCCGCTGTTTACCTTATCTGAGCTCCAGCGGGTCTATGAGATCATTCTCGGCAAAGAGCTGCTGGCAGCGGCGTTCCGCCGGAAGATTGCCGATCGTGTAACGGAGACTGAGGAATACACGAAGGATGCCGGACACCGGCCATCCAAGCTATACCGGTACAATATGAATAGGGAATAATTGTTAAGGGAGTAAAGGGGAGTAGAGTAATGGAGAAATTCACGTATTTTTACCGGAGCCATTCACCATTTTCACAGTGGTATCCGTGCAGTTTTACAGTCGATGAGATCCGCTTTAACTGTGCTGAGCAGTATATGATGTACGGTAAGGCACTATTGTTCGGGGATGAGGAGATAAGCCGGAAGATACTGCTGGCCCGGACACCGAGAGAGCAGAAGGCGCTCGGCAAGCGGGTACGGGGGTTCGAGCAAACGAAATGGGAACGCCACTGCAAAAGCATCGTCTATGAAGGAAATAAAGAAAAGTTTATTCAGAACCAGGAGCTGCTTCAGTTGTTATTAGATACCAGAGGCACAACGCTTGTGGAATCAAGTCCAACAGACCGGATCTGGGGTGTCGGATTAACCGAGAATGATCCTGCTATCCGCAGCAGAAGCACTTGGCGCGGTACAAACTGGCTGGGTGAGGTTCTGACAAAATTGCGGGATGATCTCGTTGACGGATCGTAACGCATCCTTATGAGAATGGAGTGAGAACCTATGAACACTAAGAGCAATCCAAGAAATAGAAGAGCCGCAATTGCTCAGGAGACTTTAGATTTGATTGCAAATGGCAGCTATATGAACAGCGCAGGACAGCTGGTAGATATTGCAGAATCTGTCCGGACGGCAATTGCCGGTTCGCAGCTGTACTCACCGGAGCAGCTGACAAGACTTAACGAGGACATTATTGAGCGTATCCATCATCAACCACAGCATAAGGCGGCAATTGAGGTCAGCGGTGAAACCACACTGCAGGCAGCGCAGCGGCTGGTAGAACAAGAGGGAATTAAGCACACGGTGTGTCTTAACTTTGCTTCCGCCAAGAATCCCGGCGGCGGCTTCCTTGGCGGAAGCCAGGCCCAGGAGGAGAGCTTAGCCAGAGCTTCTGCCCTCTATCCCTGTATCTCACAAATGAAAGAAATGTATGACTATAACCGTGGCCGGAAAACCTGCCTGTATTCGCATTACATGATTCATTCGCCGGACGTTCCTGTGTTCAGAGACAGGCAGGACGTCTTGCTTGCCAAACCCTTTGCGGTTTCGATGATTACTGCACCTGCAGTGAATGCGGGAGTGGTTAAGGAGCGGGAGCTCCATGAGGTACCACGGATTGCCGAAGTAATGCTGGAACGGATCCGCTATATCCTGGCAGTTGTTGCAGTGAATGGACATTCTGCCGTTGTGCTGGGAGCTTACGGTTGTGGTGTATTCCGTAATGATCCGATGGAGGTAGCCGGTTACTTCCGTCAGGTCCTGCTGGTAGAAGGCTATCAGAAACTTTTTGACACCATCGTGTTTGCTGTGCTGGACCAGTCTCCACACCAGGGGGTAATCAGCGCCTTCCGCCGGAAGCTGCTATAACGCACTAAGCATCTTTGCCTGAATGATAGATTAATTAATAAATATTTTGTACACCGCCAATATAAATAAAGCTCCCAGGACGATCCAGCCCAGTGGATGCCGGGGGTTCAAGGTCCAGCCGAGGCCTGATGATTTTGGAACAAATATGGGTTTTGAAGGATTTTTACGAAACATATCCTAAGACTCCTATCAAAAGAATAATTGGTTGGCAGAATGCCGATATCCTGAGTATTGATCAATTACAGACAAACTGCAAGATGAACTTAATGCGCGCGAGATGATCTCGCGTTTTTTTGCGTTATTACAGATGAAGGCATTGCAGTTATTTTGCTGAATATTGTCGTGTGATGTTGTTAACAGAACTTTGATTCAGAAATTTGGAAAATAAAGTATGTGTATTTTTACATAAATTTTTGGAAAAGGGCAAGGTGAGTTATGATCGATTGGAAGGAATCTTATGACATCGGTGTAGAAAAGATCGACTGCCAGCACAGACAGCTGCTTGTGAAGCTGAATGAATTTTTTGATGCATGCACCAACCAGAAGGGCAAAGAGAAGATCGAAGAAACACTGAGGTTCCTTAAGGAATATACGATTGAGCATTTTGGCAGCGAAGAGCAGCTGATGGCAGATATCGACTTTCCTGAACTTGCCGAGCACCAGAAGACACATGCTGAATTTGTACAGACCGTTCTGGAACTTGAAGAGAGTGTCAAGACCAAGGGTGTATCCGTATTGTCGACGATTAAGCTGAACCGTACGCTGACAGACTGGCTACTCAGCCACATCAGCAAATGCGATCAACTGATCGGGGATTGCATCGCCAGCAAGAATAAAGCAGTATAACTACACAAATTGAAACGAAGATGCTGAAGAGTATCTTCTTTTTTTATCCCATTTTCTGGTGTGCACAGAGACCTTGTTGATTGAAAGCACAGGCAGAATTTATACCTCGCAAATACTTTGTGCTATGATTTGAGGTAGAACGTATAGAAGAGCTTTAGGTTAAAGGAGTGGGAAGATGAAAAACCTGCGTATGCTCATTTCAGGGACTGTTATGCTGCTGGTACTGGGACTTGTTAATTTCTACATTGGCTATCATCTCTGGGTTCTGCTGGAGAATCTTCTCCCGGGTATTTCAGCAGGTGTATACTGGACGGTATTCATGGTCATTGCGTTTGCTTATATGATCGGGATGGTGCCGTGGCCGAAGGCCGTGAAACCGGCCGCCAGAATGTTTAAGGTGGTTGGCTCTTACTATTTGGCGTGTATGGAGTTCGCTGTTATTATGCTGCCTCTGACTGATCTACTCTATTGGGTGCTGGGTCTGACGGGCTTCGAACGATCCGCGTTCACTGCTGAGGCAGGGACCACGCTTCTGCTGCTGCTCGCAGTGTTCCTGCTGTGGGGTTCGCGGAACGCCTGGAGCACGATTGTGCGTACGCATCCTATCCGGATTGACAAATCCATCGGGACCAGCAGCCCGCTAACTGTCGCTGTTGCGTCGGATCTTCATTTGGGCAATATCGTCGGCAACCGTCATCTGCGCAAAATGGTGGCTGAAATCAACCGGATGAAGCCGGATATCATTCTTTTGGCTGGAGATGTGCTGGATGACAGTATTGAACCGTTTATCCGTAACGGAATGATTGAACATCTGAAGCAGCTCAAGGCCCGTCATGGCGTGTTCGCCGTTCTTGGCAACCATGAGTATTACGGAGGTTCTATCGGCCAATATACGGAGCTTATGGCTCGCAATGGCATCCGAGTGCTGCAGGATGAAGTGGTGGAAACTGCGGGTGTATATATTGTAGGCCGTAAAGACAAAACAGCGGAGTCCATGGAAGGCGGCAGATTAAGTGTACCTCTACTTCTGGAAGGTCTTGATCATACCCGTCCGGTTATTATGATGGACCACCAGCCGAATGGATTCGATATCGCCGCCAAAGCCGGAGTTGATGTTCTGTTGTCAGGTCACACCCACCGCGGGCAGATTGCACCGAATCACTGGATTACAAAACGTCTGTTTGAACTGGATTGGGGTTATCTGCTTAAGGATAAATTGCATGTGATTGTCTCCTCAGGGTATGGAACCTGGGGGCCTCCAATCCGTCTGGCCAGCCGCTCAGAGCTGATCAAGCTGGAGGTGCTGCTGGAAGGCAGCAAGAGCTACAGTGAAGAACCGCTACCAGCCCAAACAGTATTGATCTGAAGCCAGAACAACCCCCTGCACTCCTGTGAGAGAGCGGGGGGTTAACCTTGTTGAAGGAGTGGGAATTCTGAAATATATCGAGTTTGGCATCGGAAACCGCTGGTTTGTCCGTACCGAGACAGAATTAGCGGATGGAACTGAATTTGAGGTGAAAGGGGTCGCTGGTCCGATAAGGGTCCATTCCCTATACATAAGATGTTGGGTAGGAACAACAGTCTGGGTATTTAACGTCAGATCGGGCTTTAAAAAAATCCGCAAAGGCCGAAAAACATTTAAACTGCTATTTGGCGTATGCAGTTACTTGGATGAATAATCTTTGACAGCGGGTGAAGAAGCGGGTACATTGAAGTAGTTAAGGCATTAACTAATTGGAGCTGAACCGGAATGATGGAGGATTTACAGAAGCTTGTGCTGGAGCAGCCGCTCCCTACCTCGGCTTTCTTTACCCTGGTGGAGGCGACCGCGAATGTTGTAGCTATCTCGGAGAAATATTGGCAGTCGTATGGATTGAATGGAGCGAGAATCCGGATTCTGGTGGAGATCGCCCAACATGGCGGCACTATTCTGCCTTCCATACTTGCTGAGAAAATCGGTGTAACCAAAGCTAATATAAGCCTGCTGCTCTCCCCGCTGGAGAAGGAAGGTTACATCGCACGAGCAGGCCACGCCGAGGACGGCCGCAAGACGGTGATTTCGATTACCGGTGAGGGTCAATCCTTGCTGCTGGAGCATCTGCCCCATAACCGGCAAGCGGTTGCAGAGCGGATGAACAGGCTGGACGAACAGGAGCTTGTTCAGCTAATGTCGCTGCTGCATAAGCTGAACCGACCCTTATAGTAAAGAGTTAATGTACTGATGGGCGGATGTTTTTGTCAATTTAGTTAAAGGCTTAACTAAATCTATAAGAGGAGGGAATCCACCTATGCAAATAATAATTACTGGAGCAACGGGACAACTGGGAGGTTTGATTCTAGAGAATTTGCTGCAGAAGATGCCTGCCGGTCAGATTATCGCAGGTGTGCGTGACCCTGATAAAACAGCAGAACTGCGTCAACTTGGTCTTGAGACACGGATCGTGAATTACGATGTCCAGGATACACTGGATAAAGCTTTTGTCGATGTTACTAAGCTGCTGTTAATCTCAAGCCCGCACACCGATGATACGGTCTGGCTTGCCCAGCATCTGAGGGTAATTGATGCAGCGCAGAGAGCTGGCGTTGATCATATGCTCTATACCAGCTTTGCTTTTTCGCAGAAAGGAAAATCAGATAATGTCCATTCCCTTACGGAGCAGGCGATTCAGGATAGCGGGCTACGGTATACTTTTTTGCGCAACGCACTTTATATTGATTTCGTAAATGTGCTTGGTTTGAAGGAAGCGGTCAGCAGCGGCGTTCTCACAACACTTCCTGGGAATTGGCGGTTTAATGCCGTTTCGCGCAGTGATCTGGCTCTGGCAACGGCGGCTATTCTTGCACACAGCGGACCGGAAAATCAAAGCTATGAGTTAACCGCTTCACAGACCTGGACCTTTGATAATCTTGCCAAAGCTCTGAGCGGGCTGGCAGGTAAACCTGTAATCCACCGGGAGGATCCAGAAATACAGCATTGGATCTATAACTTCCTGTCTACGATAGACACTGTTTCGACCACTACTGATCTGGAGAGATGGATGGGGCGGGAAGTTACCCCGCTTAAAGAAAGTATCTTGCCGTTTATTAGACCACAGGAGAAGCGGACGTTATTGGATTAAGGGCTTAATTAACACTATTTTGTCCGGCGGTCTTTTCTCACCAGTATCTTTACACTCAGTTGTCATCCGGTAGCAATGTTGCTACGATAGAGGACAGCAATATTTGGATTATGGGAGTGATACTGATGAAAAAGATACTGGTCGCCGATGATGATGTCCATATCCGTACGCTGCTCAGGCATGTACTGACGAGAGAGGGCTATCTTACGGTAGAAGCAGGAGACGGGCAGGAAGCCGCTAAACTGATGAAGGAGAGCACGGTGGATCTGGCGGTTGTGGATGTAATGATGCCACAAATGGACGGGCTGGAGCTTTGCCAATACATACGGGAGACCTATGACATACCGGTTATTCTGTTAACCGCGCGTCAGCAGCTCAGTGACAAGGAGCAGGGCTATTTGAGCGGGACAGATGATTATGTGACCAAGCCGTTTGAGCCTGAAGAGCTGCTGTTTCGGATCAAAGCGCTGTTCCGCCGGTACTCTGTAGCTTCGGATGACAAAATCCGCCTCAATTCCCTCGTGATTGACCGTAAAAATTATGAAATCAGCGACGGAAATGATGTATTGCTGCTGCCGGTCAAAGAGTTCGAGCTGCTGGCTCAGCTGGCACAATATCCGGGACGCCTGTTCTCGCGCAGCGAGCTGATCGAGCTGATCTGGGGAGCGGATTACGAAGGGGATGAGCGCACAGTAGATGTGCACATTAAACGGCTTCGTCAACGGTTCGTCGATTATCAAGATAATTTTATTATCCGGACCGTGCGCGGGATCGGCTATAAAGTGGAAATGGTGAACACATGAAATCACTATATGTTAGAATGTGCCTGCTGTTTTGCTCCATGATCGTCATGAGCAGCTTTCTCGGCTTTCTTGTCTCCAATCTGTATTATCAGGCCAAAATCAAACCGCAAAACGATGCCAAGCTGACGAAAATGGCTATCGGCCTGCAGGGTTTCATTCAGGATCATCCCGATGGAGCGGGGGAATATCTGCTGAGCACAGCCTCACTTGGCTATAAAATGTATCTGTCCAACGGTCAAGGTGATGAACGTTTTTATGGCCTGCCTTTCCGCAAAAATGATCTGCCGGAGGAGAAGCTGCAGCTGGTACTGCAAGGGAATATCTACCATGGGGTGGCGGAATTTCCGAGCAAGGCGTTTATTACCGGTTTTTTTGATAACCAGCTAAGCAATACGATTGGGGTTCCGGTGCAGATGGACGGACATACGTACGCCCTGTTTATGCGTCCTGATGCTGAAGTGCAGTTCGGTGAGCTGCGGATCTTTTTTGCTGTGCTGCTTGGTGTCAGTGTTTTGTTCAGCTTATGGTTTGTTGTAGTTGCCGTGCTGCATGTGGTCAAACCGATCACCCGGCTTACTGCGGCTACGCAGCGCATATCGAGCGGCAGATATGATATCCGGCTGAATACGAGACGCCGGGATGAAATCGGACAGCTGGCCTCTCACTTCATGATCATGAGCCGGGAGCTGGAGCGGACCAACCGGGCTCGGCAGGAGTTTGTTGCCAATGTCTCCCATGAGATCGAATCGCCGCTGACCTCCATTCAGGGCTTCGCCCATGCCCTAAAGAATCAAGAGCTGCCGGAGGGCCAGCGGCTGGAATATCTCTCGATTATCGATCAGGAGAGCCGCCGGCTGTCGATGCTCAGCAAGCAGCTGCTGACGTTGTCTACCCTGGATTATGATGAGAATGCGCTGCATAAGCAAAAGGTGGACCTGCGGGCACAGCTGCGCCAGGTAGTGCAGATTATGGAATGGCGGCTGACAGAGAAGGAGTTGGCTGTACGGCTGCATGTTGAGGATATTACACTGTATGCCGATTTAAATCTGCTCTATCAGGTGTGGATGAATCTCGTATCCAATGCGGTCAAATATACCCCGCCAGGCGGTACGATTACTCTGTCAGCAGCAGCTGCGAATGGAATCTGCACGGTCAAGGTTGCTGACACCGGAGAAGGTATTTCCGCCGCAGAGCTGCCGATGATTTTTGACCGGTTCTATAAAGTCGACCGCGCACGTACCCGTGATAGCAACAGCAGCGGACTTGGCCTTTCGATTGCCCAAAAGATTGTAGAGGCCCATAATGGAACGATTGAAGTCTCCAGTACGGAGGGAGAAGGCGCGACCTTTATTGTTACGCTGCCGCATTTGTAATTGTTTATTCATACTCCGTTCATTTTCGCCCTCTACACTGTGTCCATACAGAGATGAGGGAGTGGTAATATGTTTTTGGCTTTAAGGGAAATGAGGCACTCCAAGGCAAGGTACAGTCTCATAATGGTGATCATGCTGCTGGTTTCTTTTCTGGTACTGTTCGTAACCGGGCTGGCCCGCGGACTTGCCTATGCCAATATTTCCGCAGTAGAGAATATGCCGGCGAACTATTTCGCTGTTCAAGCCGATGCCGATCATGCATTTAGACGTTCCCAGTTAAGTGACAAAGAGATTGCAGCAGCACAGTCTGTTGTCGGCACAGCTAACGCCACCACACTAGCAGTACAGACAACCACGATAACGGCAGATGATGCTGATGTTAAAGCGGATACCACCCTTTTCGCAGTGGATATGACAGGGATGCTCGCTCCTAAGGTGGTGCAGGGTGATCCCATTGCGAATGCTTCACAAGGAAGTGCGGTCGTAGATTCTAAGCTGGAGCAGTCCGGTGTGGCGATCGGCAGCACGATCCGTGATCAGGCTTCGGGCATGAGCTGGAAGGTTGCCGGTTTTGTAAAAGACAGCTCATACAGTCACACGCCTGTCGTCTATATTACACAAGCGGATTGGCAGACGATGAAGGGCGGAGCTGCACAGAATGGTGCCGGGGAGCAAGCGGCTCCTTACAATGTAATTGCACTGAAGGCTTCTTCCGCGCAGGCTGCTGAAATCACCGGTAAATTAAATAATGTCGAGACCATTACGCAAAAGCAGGCAATTGCCAGCATTCCCGGCTATTCCGCGGAGCAGAATTCCCTGCTCATGATGATTGTGTTCCTGTTCGTAATCGCAGCATTTGTGCTGGCTGTTTTCTTTTATGTGATTACGATCCAGAAAACGAGCCAGTTCGGCATCCTGAAAGCAATGGGTACCAAGATGTCTTATCTGGCCTGGAGTGTCGTTGGTCAAGTGATGATTCTGTCCGTGGGGAGTCTGGCGATCAGCCTGCTGCTGACCTTCGGGATGACAATGAGCCTGCCGGATACGATGCCGTTTCAGCTTGAAGGCTCGACGATGATTCTGACCAGCGTGCTGTTTATTGGGATGTCACTGCTTGGATCCCTGATTTCTGTTGCTAGAGTAGCGAAGGTAGATGCCTTAGAGGCGATTGGGAGGGCTGGAGCATGAGTGCTATGTTGATGATGAAGCAGGTGACCAAAACCTATGGGGATGGCGGCCAAACGATGTCTGTTCTTCATAACCTCGATCTTACGGTGAATGAAGGGGAGTTCGTCGCAGTGCTGGGCCCTTCCGGATCCGGCAAAAGCACCTTTCTCTCTGCCGCGGGAGCGCTCCTGACCCCTACCAGCGGTGAGATTTACATCGATGGGGAACCGCTCAGCAATAAGGATAAACGTGAGCTGACTGAACTCCGCTTGCAAAAGATCGGCTTCATGTTTCAAAGCGCACAGCTGCTTCCCTACCTGAAGGTGGAGGAACAGCTGCTATACGTGGCCAAGCTGGCAAAGCTGGGGACTAAGGAGGCTAAAGTGCGTGCCGCCTATTTATTGAAACGGCTCGAAATATGGGATCGCCGGAATCATTATCCCGAGCAGCTGTCCGGGGGAGAGAAGCAGCGTGTGGCGATTGCCAGAGCCTGGATGAACAAGCCGGCAATACTGTTCGCGGACGAGCCGACAGCGAGCCTGGACTTCCAGCGCGGAAAGGAGGTCGTGCGGATGATAGCTGAGGAGGTCAAAAGCGAAGGGAAAGCCGCAGTAATGGTCACCCACGATGAACGGATGCTGGAATGGTGCGGCCGCGTACTACATCTGAAGGACGGAATCTTGGTCGAGCATCAATAGTTAAGAGCGTTAGCCTGATCCCTGATAAGAAGGGGTCAGGCTTTTTGGGCGGTCAGCAGCTTCTCCATTAAGACACTCACAGCCATCGAGACGGAATGTTCCTTGCGGCGGATGATTAAAAAGTCCCTCTCCGGCAGCTTCTGCCGGATCCGCAGTTCTGTAATTTCTCCGCCAGCCAGCTCCTTGCGCACAATCCAGCGCGACATCAGGGCGATGCCAAGACCGGCGGCAACAGCTTCCTTGACGCTCTGGCTGCTGTTAAACACATAAGCGCGTTTGATTGCGAGACTGCCCTCCAGCAAAAAATGATCGCTATAGGCACGGGTCCCGGAGCCGGGTTCACGCAGCACCCAAATCTGATTCTGCAGCAGGTCATCATCGGTGGTGAGCACTCCGGCCAGCGGATGACCGGAAGCAGCGACGATGATCATCTCATCCTTCATATAAGGAATAA encodes:
- a CDS encoding DUF5808 domain-containing protein → MFRKNPSKPIFVPKSSGLGWTLNPRHPLGWIVLGALFILAVYKIFIN
- a CDS encoding TIGR02452 family protein, translated to MNTKSNPRNRRAAIAQETLDLIANGSYMNSAGQLVDIAESVRTAIAGSQLYSPEQLTRLNEDIIERIHHQPQHKAAIEVSGETTLQAAQRLVEQEGIKHTVCLNFASAKNPGGGFLGGSQAQEESLARASALYPCISQMKEMYDYNRGRKTCLYSHYMIHSPDVPVFRDRQDVLLAKPFAVSMITAPAVNAGVVKERELHEVPRIAEVMLERIRYILAVVAVNGHSAVVLGAYGCGVFRNDPMEVAGYFRQVLLVEGYQKLFDTIVFAVLDQSPHQGVISAFRRKLL
- a CDS encoding cation diffusion facilitator family transporter is translated as MENYSDIKQSEKGAWLSLIAYILLSAIKLFIGNVSGSQALLADGLNNSTDIIASIAILIGLKISRRPPDSNHSYGHFRAETVAALIASFIMIAVGIQVLYQGVNKFIQPALETPDLFAAWTAAGCAVVMLAVYMYNIRLARALHSNAMQAVAQDNRSDALVSMGAFIGIIGSQFGLPWLDPVTAVIVGLLICKTAIQIFSKATHDLTDGFDAGELELMKQTVAEIEGVESIKDMKARVHGNYVLVDTTVLVDSRLNVVQSHDITEEIEDQLKGRHQVADVLVHIEPV
- a CDS encoding outer membrane protein assembly factor BamB family protein, whose product is MLHSRIRKIVSAAAAAAILLSLAGSWLVPNASAETAEVSTGNPYYTKVSAPVIKPLWSFTTATVKDPQAKQAFTALAENGTVFALQNNYRLIALKAATGKKLWEYGNGLAPLFTYSSGNIYGLTQKGALYAVNQNGKKLWSADLALPNASSIQRIGETVYVTQGVYLAAVDATSGKLKWKINENYSYYGTDSLAQSDGVVLRAYIGESVISLSSLVAYDAQTGKKLWEQYRHYMPLAIKDGLLYSEKNLAMLDDDPVNRKIHVSVISLKTGQIKGERLYRWTEKADPDIGFRSGGAYGSAFLDGNNLYVIRGETFARYDFWNYTADGKPEQVWQQSILESDAPLDKVLQQRMLYYNYSDQSFAALKLANGQVMRLSPGENPTVQFDIFGSTIYTGQSDGLFHAYDLISYKPLFTVNAGSRDFASTLKTGNILIVRNGGKLLGIKLPASIQ
- a CDS encoding NADAR family protein, with product MEKFTYFYRSHSPFSQWYPCSFTVDEIRFNCAEQYMMYGKALLFGDEEISRKILLARTPREQKALGKRVRGFEQTKWERHCKSIVYEGNKEKFIQNQELLQLLLDTRGTTLVESSPTDRIWGVGLTENDPAIRSRSTWRGTNWLGEVLTKLRDDLVDGS
- a CDS encoding bacteriohemerythrin; protein product: MIDWKESYDIGVEKIDCQHRQLLVKLNEFFDACTNQKGKEKIEETLRFLKEYTIEHFGSEEQLMADIDFPELAEHQKTHAEFVQTVLELEESVKTKGVSVLSTIKLNRTLTDWLLSHISKCDQLIGDCIASKNKAV
- a CDS encoding NrtR DNA-binding winged helix domain-containing protein; this encodes MNKPPLTDAQGLTEEQFLQTYNSGEYERPSVTVDMLIFTVMEREQDNYRKLSDKSLQLLLIQRGQHPYLGQWALPGGFVSVHESIEEAARRELFTETNIDNIYMEQLYTWGEVERDPRMRVISCSYMALVDRTTLNVQAGDDAADAAWFEVSHQLIESSRRELEQGFELVKLIRITMQNERTTLSGVVKHVETVHGHVRKTHSQILESEGLAFDHLLMVQYAIERLRGKVEYTDIIFNLMPPLFTLSELQRVYEIILGKELLAAAFRRKIADRVTETEEYTKDAGHRPSKLYRYNMNRE